The DNA region TCGTTAGCGGAATCAATCCGTCCAGCTCAGCACCTCTTCGAGGGGTTTGCGCCTCGGTTCTGGTATTTCATCCGGATATCCAGTATAGAAAAATCCGATGATGTATTCGTTCTCGGTATCTACATCCAGCAATTTGCAGGTGTTTTCTTCCAGGGTGATCGGCCCCGTGCTCCACTGCATGCCAATCCCTTCTGCCCAAGCAGCCAACTGTACATTTTGCATGGCGCAACACGCGGCTGCATAGTCTTCTCTGTTCTTGATTTCATCGCCATCTTGCAAACAGGCCACTGCAATAATTGTGGGCTTTGACATGAACTTGGCATAACCGGCTTCTTTTAATATGCGCCTGGCCTCGTCGCTGGCACCTTCAGCCGCTTTTTCTTCCTGAATTTCGCTGTAGCGTTGCGCCAGTATTTCTTTGGTTTCTTCTCCCAGGACTACAAATCGCCACGGTTCTGTCAAATGGTGATTGGGTGCCCAAAGACCGGCCTCAAAAGTTTTTTCAATCACATCTTTGGGCACACCACCCGGTTTGAACTTAAAAATTGTGCGCCGCGTGTGAATAGCTTCCAAAACGTCCATTGCTTTCCTCCTGTTGGATTTCTATAAAAAATGACCAAAAAAGTCTTAAAATTTGGTTTGGTAGTAGTCTTTTTTGTTTTGTGATCTATAAAATTGTTTTATTAGTAAAACACTCGCACAACAAGCAAAACAAATGTTGGGCTTATGTCAACAAGTTTTTTTATTTTTTTCTCAAATTATGATAAGTTAGATTAATTTAGCTTGGCGATTAACTGAAAAGGGTTGAATTTTCGGAGCAAGTACCTATTATAGCGCAGTGTTTTTTCGATCTCAATGCGAGGAGAGCAAAATGCCTGATAGATTAAAGGTCGCTGTTATTGGCGCGAGTGGCATTGGGCAGCAC from Gemmatimonadota bacterium includes:
- a CDS encoding nitroreductase, producing MDVLEAIHTRRTIFKFKPGGVPKDVIEKTFEAGLWAPNHHLTEPWRFVVLGEETKEILAQRYSEIQEEKAAEGASDEARRILKEAGYAKFMSKPTIIAVACLQDGDEIKNREDYAAACCAMQNVQLAAWAEGIGMQWSTGPITLEENTCKLLDVDTENEYIIGFFYTGYPDEIPEPRRKPLEEVLSWTD